The Perca fluviatilis chromosome 2, GENO_Pfluv_1.0, whole genome shotgun sequence genome includes a region encoding these proteins:
- the slc5a2 gene encoding sodium/glucose cotransporter 2: MADPSSDKVIINNPADIAVIVGYFIMVISVGIWAMFQTKRGTVAGYFLAGRTMSWWPVGASLFASNIGSGHFVGLAGTGAASGIAVGGFEWNALFIVLLLGWLFVPVYLTAGVITMPQYLKKRFGGTRISLYLSVISLFLYIFTKISVDMFSGAVFIQQALGWNIYLAVITLLLITALYTVTGGLAALMYTDTVQTFVIIAGAFVLTGFSFAEVGGYNALLAKYNSAMPSNFSSMDPQRYNISPHCYTPRQDAFSMLRDPTTGDLPWPGVLFGIAIVGGWYWCSDQVIVQRCLAARSLTHVKAGCIMCGYLKLLPMFLMVFPGMISRVLYPDEVGCVVPEVCERVCGTEVGCSNIAYPKLVVSIMPNGLRGLMLAVMLAALMSSLASIFNSSSTLFTMDIWTRIRPWATQRELLIVGRVWVLCIVAVSICWIPVVQAAQSGQLFDYIQSVSSYLAPPIASVFLLAVFVKRVNEKGAFWGLIGGLLMGLCRMLPEFWFGSGSCVFPSYCPFLVCGIHYLHFAIILFFCTSVLVLVVSYCTQPIEDLHLHRLVFSLRHSKEERKDLDWEQEENGRRARREAQERMRENSDAVAEEGNKSCICRLVGRFCGGGSVSGSQAHEQDTPEASQKLPDISEDPVWKYIVDVNALIMMAVAVFLWGYYA, translated from the exons ATGGCGGATCCCTCGTCAGACAAAGTGATCATCAACAACCCGGCAGACATCGCCGTCATTGTTGGATATTTCATCATGGTTATTAGTGTCGGCATTTGG GCCATGTTTCAGACCAAACGTGGGACAGTTGCAGGATATTTCCTGGCAGGACGCACCATGAGCTGGTGGCCG gtTGGTGCATCTCTGTTTGCCAGCAACATTGGTAGTGGTCACTTTGTGGGCCTGGCAGGCACTGGGGCAGCGAGTGGCATCGCTGTGGGAGGGTTCGAGTGGAAT GCTCTGTTCATCGTGCTGCTGCTGGGCTGGTTGTTTGTACCTGTCTACCTCACAGCTGGG GTGATCACGATGCCGCAGTACCTGAAGAAGAGGTTCGGAGGGACCAGGATCAGCCTCTACCTCTCCGTTATCTCTCTGTTCCTCTACATTTTCACCAAGATCTCA gtGGATATGTTTTCGGGGGCTGTGTTTATCCAGCAGGCATTAGGGTGGAACATCTACTTGGCCGTCATCACCCTTCTGTTAATAACAGCCTTGTACACTGTTACAG GTGGCCTGGCTGCTCTGATGTACACTGACACAGTTCAGACCTTTGTCATCATTGCCGGGGCCTTCGTCCTCACCGGCTTCT CTTTTGCTGAAGTAGGAGGCTACAATGCTCTGCTGGCCAAATACAACTCTGCTATGCCAAGCAATTTCTCTTCAATGGATCCCCAGCGCTACAACATCTCCCCCCACTGCTACACCCCCAGACAGGATGCCTTCAGCATGCTGAGGGACCCAACCACAGGGGACCTGCCCTGGCCTGGAGTGCTGTTTGGGATTGCTATAGTGGGAGGCTGGTACTGGTGTTCAGACCAG GTGATAGTCCAGCGGTGCCTTGCAGCTCGTAGTCTGACCCATGTGAAGGCAGGCTGCATCATGTGTGGCTACCTCAAACTGCTGCCAATGTTCCTCATGGTGTTCCCCGGCATGATCAGCAGGGTACTCTACCCAG ATGAGGTTGGCTGTGTTGTCCCTGAGGTGTGTGAGAGGGTGTGTGGGACTGAAGTGGGCTGCTCCAACATCGCTTATCCTAAACTGGTGGTGTCAATTATGCCAAATG GTTTGAGAGGTCTGATGCTGGCTGTGATGTTGGCCGCTCTCATGTCCTCTTTGGCCTCCATctttaacagcagcagcaccctGTTCACCATGGACATCTGGACTCGTATCAGACCATGGGCCACCCAGCGCGAGCTGCTTATTGTGGGCAG AGTCTGGGTTCTGTGCATCGTAGCCGTCAGCATCTGTTGGATCCCAGTTGTGCAGGCGGCTCAGAGCGGTCAGCTGTTTGATTACATCCAGTCAGTCTCAAGCTATCTGGCGCCGCCTATCGCCTCAGTCTTCCTCCTGGCTGTGTTTGTGAAGAGGGTCAATGAAAAG GGTGCCTTCTGGGGCCTGATAGGCGGCCTGCTGATGGGTCTGTGCCGGATGTTGCCTGAGTTCTGGTTCGGTTCCGGCAGCTGTGTTTTCCCGTCTTACTGCCCTTTCTTGGTGTGTGGGATCCATTACCTCCACTTTGCAATCATACTCTTCTTCTGTACGTCAGTTCTGGTGCTGGTGGTCAGCTACTGCACCCAGCCCATAGAGGATCTACAT ctCCATCGTCTGGTGTTCAGCCTGCGTCAttcaaaagaggagaggaaggattTGGACTGGGAGCAGGAAGAGAATGGAAGAAGAGCTCGGAGAGAGGCTCAGGAGAGGATGAGGGAGAATAGTGATGCAG tGGCTGAAGAGGGGAACAAGTCTTGTATCTGTCGCCTGGTTGGTCGGTTCTGTGGCGGGGGCAGCGTCAGCGGCTCGCAGGCCCACGAGCAAGACACTCCTGAGGCATCACAGAAGCTGCCTGACATCAGCGAGGACCCGGTGTGGAAGTACATTGTAGATGTTAATGCTCTCATTATGATGGCTGTAGCAGTTTTTTTGTGGGGTTACTACGCTTAG
- the fbxo46 gene encoding F-box only protein 46 translates to MDRDTFSHIRLWCPRPFGTYSQNKARSPGSGGSGGGGGGWTGAPSLCKAEPSPGARRTVDGSEDGGMIVGVQEENAEEKDVGSENTPPEPELAPSSLTQSQAPPPSSAPSPPPSSGSQMEDGRVLLDTWYVIKPGNTKEKIAFFVAHQFSGAGQPRPSAMKVKGNWATDCSKAKRRRRCSSYDPPTRSQASEPNLSHDSSLAPPIPDEPPLGGVNETDLLSVAEMVALVEQRTAMALQGIVAVHGNQHHHQPPNTTHSPGLTTHQHTLLRGTVSDPTPIVFVSDSSNGQPSKEDQESSSPIQIDQELEEQQESLRVAQAIAHFESQNQENQFHLGAGPGTDSSKQDREREHRRGGESGVVTPPPPPSHSHGEVRIAFRVSNLDPRSQLEPAGRSRCMFMSCGSGGNQAAARAKEKITCDLYQLVSPSSRDPSSLLLAATTAAPKPDGDLHHPDRQACGSPDPTQEEKKAVGVCRERVTGFHVEVVVTGAVDQCVFYGKDSTENVQEETVCFAMPSGGGVGSSTDPSSDDPPPGQLFFLQPPRGPEEDVKGTGSGSGICSLDCANNNGPGAGVAGGSGERATRPNSPSVGEDCSDPSLCRLYRHVSHDFLEIRFQIQRLLEPRQYMLLLPDHIMVNIFSYLPTRSLAALKCTCHYFKVLIETYGVRAVDSRWNQDPLYRDDPCKQCKRQYERGDVSLCRWHPKPYHHDLPYGRSYWMCCRRTDKDTPGCRVGLHDNNWVQQPADGSQPIRTRREDRREEAR, encoded by the exons ATGGACCGAGACACCTTCTCCCACATCCGCCTGTGGTGCCCACGCCCCTTTGGCACCTACTCCCAGAACAAAGCTAGGAGCCCAGGCTCAGGGGGCAGTGGGGGAGGCGGCGGTGGTTGGACAGGGGCACCCTCCCTCTGCAAGGCTGAGCCCTCTCCGGGTGCCAGAAGGACTGTGGATGGAAGTGAAGATGGAGGGATGATAGTGGGTGTGCAGGAGGAGAATGCAGAAGAGAAGGATGTGGGCTCAGAGAACACTCCACCCGAACCTGAGCTTGCCCCCAGCTCCCTGACGCAGAGCCAGGCCCCTCCACCCTCTTCAGCCCCTTCCCCACCACCCTCTTCCGGGTCCCAGATGGAAGATGGTCGGGTGCTGTTAGACACCTGGTATGTTATTAAACCAGGCAACACCAAGGAGAAGATAGCATTCTTTGTTGCACACCAGTTCAGTGGAGCAGGCCAGCCCAGACCCAGCGCTATGAAG GTTAAAGGTAACTGGGCAACTGACTGCAGTAAAGCCAAAAGACGAAGAAGATGCTCATCCTATGACCCTCCAACACGCTCCCAAGCCTCAGAGCCAAACCTCAGCCATGACTCCTCCCTTGCGCCTCCTATCCCTGATGAGCCACCTTTAGGAGGAGTGAATGAGACAGACCTTCTGTCGGTGGCAGAGATGGTTGCCTTGGTTGAGCAGAGGACAGCCATGGCCCTCCAAGGAATTGTGGCTGTTCATGGGAATCAACACCACCATCAGCCCCCTAATACCACTCACAGTCCGGGCCTTACCACACACCAGCACACTCTACTCCGGGGCACGGTGTCAGACCCTACTCctattgtgtttgtgtcagacaGTTCAAATGGCCAGCCCTCCAAAGAGGACCAGGAGTCATCATCTCCCATCCAGATAGACCAGGAgctggaggagcagcaggagtcaTTGAGGGTAGCCCAGGCCATAGCACACTTTGAGTCCCAGAACCAGGAGAATCAGTTCCATCTGGGCGCTGGTCCTGGAACAGACTCTTCTAAACAAGACCGAGAACgggagcataggagaggagggGAGTCCGGTGTTGTAACCCCTCCTCCACCCCCTAGTCACAGTCATGGTGAGGTTAGAATAGCTTTCAGAGTGTCAAATCTGGATCCACGGTCTCAGTTGGAGCCAGCTGGCAGGTCACGCTGTATGTTTATGAGCTGTGGTAGTGGGGGTAACCAGGCAGCGGCCAGGGCCAAAGAGAAAATCACCTGTGACCTCTACCAGCTTGTCAGCCCCTCATCTAGAGACCCCAGTAGTCTGCTGCTTGCCGCCACAACTGCTGCCCCCAAACCAGATGGAGACCTCCATCACCCAGACAGGCAGGCATGTGGCAGCCCAGACCCAACCCAGGAGGAGAAGAAagctgtgggtgtgtgtagggaGCGAGTGACTGGCTTCCATGTGGAGGTGGTGGTGACAGGTGCTGTGGACCAATGTGTGTTTTATGGCAAAGACAGTACAGAGAATGTGCAGGAGGAAACGGTGTGCTTCGCTATGCCTAGTGGTGGGGGTGTAGGGAGCTCCACTGACCCTTCATCAGATGATCCCCCTCCTGGACAACTCTTCTTCCTTCAGCCCCCTCGGGGCCCAGAGGAGGATGTAAAAGGAACGGGCAGTGGGTCAGGAATTTGCTCTTTGGACTGTGCCAACAACAATGGCCCTGGGGCAGGGGTGGCAGGGGGCTCAGGGGAGCGGGCAACTCGACCAAATTCTCCCAGCGTTGGAGAGGACTGTTCAGATCCTTCACTGTGTCGCCTCTACCGCCACGTGTCCCATGACTTCCTGGAGATCCGCTTTCAGATTCAGCGCCTCCTTGAGCCGCGCCAGtacatgctgctgctgcctgatcACATCATGGTCAACATCTTCAGCTACCTGCCGACACGCTCACTGGCAGCCCTCAAGTGCACCTGCCACTACTTCAAGGTGTTGATTGAGACATATGGGGTGCGGGCAGTGGATTCACGCTGGAATCAAGACCCTCTCTACAGGGATGACCCCTGCAAGCAGTGTAAGCGACAATATGAGCGCGGGGACGTTTCCCTGTGCCGATGGCACCCCAAACCTTACCACCACGACCTGCCTTATGGACGTTCCTACTGGATGTGCTGCCGGCGTACAGACAAGGACACACCGGGCTGCCGTGTTGGGCTCCATGATAACAACTGGGTCCAGCAGCCTGCTGATGGCTCGCAGCCCATTCGCACCAGGAGGGAGGACAGGAGGGAGGAGGCCAGGTAG